A stretch of the Aegilops tauschii subsp. strangulata cultivar AL8/78 chromosome 4, Aet v6.0, whole genome shotgun sequence genome encodes the following:
- the LOC109772856 gene encoding sulfate transporter 1.2 isoform X1 encodes MSRTMSDGSEDFNGNISRTGSHRQTDHHGYKVRFPPAKGLFTELAEGVKETFFANDPLREYKDQPRSKKLWLSLAHLFPVLDWARSYTFGMFKGDFVAGLTIASLCIPQDIGYAKLAFLPAHVGLYSSFVPPLIYAAMGTSRDIAIGPAAVLSLLLGTLLQEEIDPVKNPYEYSRLAFTATFFAGVTQAMLGFFRLGFIIEFLSHAAIVGFMAGAAITIGLQQLKGFLGIAKFTKKSDIISVMESVWGNVHHGCNWQTILIGASFLAFLLTTKYIAKKNKKLFWVSAIAPLISVIISTFCVFITRADKQGVAIVKDIKQGINPPSFHLIYWTGPYLVKGFRIGVVAGMVGLTEAIAIGRTFAALKDYQIDGNKEMLALGTMNIVGSMTSCYVGTGSMSRSAVNYMAGCKTAISNVVMAIVVMLTLLLVTPLFKYTPNAILASIIINAVVSLVDYETAYLIWKVDKMDFMALLGAFFGVVFASVEYGLLIAVAISLGKILLQVTRPRTALLGNLPRTTIYTNVEQYPEATKVPGVMIVRVDSAIYFTNSNYVKERILRWLRDEEEQQQEQKLSKTEFLIVELSPVTDIDTSGIHALEELLKALEKRKIQLILANPGPAVIQKLRSAKFTELIGDDKIFLSVDDAVKKFAPKSALNV; translated from the exons ATGTCGAGAACCATGTCGGACGGAAGTGAAGATTTCAATGGCAACATCTCCAGGACAGGGTCGCACCGCCAGACAGACCACCATGGATACAAGGTCAGGTTCCCGCCGGCGAAGGGCCTCTTCACGGAGTTAGCCGAAGGGGTGAAGGAGACGTTCTTTGCCAACGACCCGCTGCGGGAGTACAAGGACCAGCCGAGGTCCAAGAAGCTGTGGCTCAGCCTGGCACACCTCTTTCCGGTGCTGGACTGGGCCAGGAGCTACACCTTTGGCATGTTCAAGGGGGACTTTGTCGCCGGCCTCACCATCGCCAGCCTCTGCATACCTCAG GACATTGGTTATGCAAAGCTTGCTTTCCTGCCAGCACATGTTGGGCTCT ACAGTAGCTTCGTTCCACCTCTGATATACGCTGCGATGGGCACTTCCAGGGACATAGCAATCGGTCCCGCGGCCGTCCTGTCGCTGTTGCTCGGGACTCTCCTCCAGGAAGAGATCGATCCGGTCAAGAATCCATATGAGTACAGCAGGCTGGCGTTCACCGCGACATTCTTCGCAGGGGTCACTCAGGCAATGCTCGGATTCTTCAG GCTAGGGTTTATCATAGAGTTCTTGTCTCATGCAGCCATTGTTGGTTTCATGGCGGGTGCGGCCATCACCATTGGCCTTCAACAGCTGAAAGGCTTCCTTGGCATCGCAAAATTCACCAAGAAGTCTGACATCATCTCGGTCATGGAATCAGTATGGGGAAATGTACATCATGGG TGTAACTGGCAGACGATATTGATTGGGGCATCCTTCTTGGCGTTTCTTCTAACAACCAAATACATT GCCAAGAAGAATAAAAAGCTCTTCTGGGTTTCTGCAATCGCTCCGCTCATTTCAGTGATCATATCCACCTTCTGTGTGTTCATCACCCGTGCAGACAAGCAGGGTGTTGCAATT GTCAAGGATATAAAGCAAGGCATCAACCCACCTTCATTTCATCTCATATATTGGACTGGCCCATACTTGGTGAAAGGGTTCAGAATTGGTGTAGTAGCTGGAATGGTCGGCTTAACG GAAGCAATTGCAATTGGAAGAACATTTGCTGCCTTGAAGGACTACCAAATAGATGGGAATAAAGAAATGCTGGCCCTAGGAACGATGAACATTGTTGGTTCAATGACTTCATGCTACGTAGGCACAG GTTCAATGTCACGATCAGCAGTCAATTACATGGCTGGCTGCAAAACAGCCATATCCAATGTTGTTATGGCAATTGTCGTGATGCTTACGCTGTTGTTGGTCACTCCATTGTTCAAGTACACGCCCAATGCCATTCTAGCCTCTATCATCATAAATGCGGTGGTTAGCCTAGTTGACTATGAAACGGCATACCTTATCTGGAAGGTTGATAAAATGGACTTCATGGCATTGCTAGGAGCATTCTTCGGGGTCGTATTTGCATCAGTGGAGTACGGCTTGCTCATTGCG GTTGCAATATCTCTTGGCAAAATTCTTCTCCAAGTAACACGGCCAAGAACAGCTTTACTCGGTAACCTTCCAAGAACAACAATCTACACAAATGTTGAACAATACCCAGAAGCTACCAAGGTGCCCGGGGTTATGATTGTCAGAGTGGACTCAGCCATCTACTTCACAAACTCCAATTATGTTAAAGAGAG AATCCTGAGATGGCTGAGGGACGAGGAGGAACAACAGCAGGAACAGAAGCTGTCCAAAACAGAGTTTCTCATTGTTGAGCTATCCC CGGTAACTGATATCGACACAAGTGGAATCCATGCCTTGGAGGAGTTGCTCAAAGCGCTTGAAAAGCGCAAAATTCAG CTGATACTCGCGAATCCCGGGCCAGCAGTGATCCAGAAGCTGCGGTCAGCAAAATTCACGGAGCTCATCGGCGACGACAAGATATTCCTGTCCGTAGACGACGCAGTGAAGAAATTTGCTCCAAAGTCAGCCCTGAACGTGTGA
- the LOC109772856 gene encoding sulfate transporter 1.2 isoform X2 translates to MSRTMSDGSEDFNGNISRTGSHRQTDHHGYKVRFPPAKGLFTELAEGVKETFFANDPLREYKDQPRSKKLWLSLAHLFPVLDWARSYTFGMFKGDFVAGLTIASLCIPQCCRYAFADSSFVPPLIYAAMGTSRDIAIGPAAVLSLLLGTLLQEEIDPVKNPYEYSRLAFTATFFAGVTQAMLGFFRLGFIIEFLSHAAIVGFMAGAAITIGLQQLKGFLGIAKFTKKSDIISVMESVWGNVHHGCNWQTILIGASFLAFLLTTKYIAKKNKKLFWVSAIAPLISVIISTFCVFITRADKQGVAIVKDIKQGINPPSFHLIYWTGPYLVKGFRIGVVAGMVGLTEAIAIGRTFAALKDYQIDGNKEMLALGTMNIVGSMTSCYVGTGSMSRSAVNYMAGCKTAISNVVMAIVVMLTLLLVTPLFKYTPNAILASIIINAVVSLVDYETAYLIWKVDKMDFMALLGAFFGVVFASVEYGLLIAVAISLGKILLQVTRPRTALLGNLPRTTIYTNVEQYPEATKVPGVMIVRVDSAIYFTNSNYVKERILRWLRDEEEQQQEQKLSKTEFLIVELSPVTDIDTSGIHALEELLKALEKRKIQLILANPGPAVIQKLRSAKFTELIGDDKIFLSVDDAVKKFAPKSALNV, encoded by the exons ATGTCGAGAACCATGTCGGACGGAAGTGAAGATTTCAATGGCAACATCTCCAGGACAGGGTCGCACCGCCAGACAGACCACCATGGATACAAGGTCAGGTTCCCGCCGGCGAAGGGCCTCTTCACGGAGTTAGCCGAAGGGGTGAAGGAGACGTTCTTTGCCAACGACCCGCTGCGGGAGTACAAGGACCAGCCGAGGTCCAAGAAGCTGTGGCTCAGCCTGGCACACCTCTTTCCGGTGCTGGACTGGGCCAGGAGCTACACCTTTGGCATGTTCAAGGGGGACTTTGTCGCCGGCCTCACCATCGCCAGCCTCTGCATACCTCAG TGTTGCCGATATGCGTTTGCAGACAGTAGCTTCGTTCCACCTCTGATATACGCTGCGATGGGCACTTCCAGGGACATAGCAATCGGTCCCGCGGCCGTCCTGTCGCTGTTGCTCGGGACTCTCCTCCAGGAAGAGATCGATCCGGTCAAGAATCCATATGAGTACAGCAGGCTGGCGTTCACCGCGACATTCTTCGCAGGGGTCACTCAGGCAATGCTCGGATTCTTCAG GCTAGGGTTTATCATAGAGTTCTTGTCTCATGCAGCCATTGTTGGTTTCATGGCGGGTGCGGCCATCACCATTGGCCTTCAACAGCTGAAAGGCTTCCTTGGCATCGCAAAATTCACCAAGAAGTCTGACATCATCTCGGTCATGGAATCAGTATGGGGAAATGTACATCATGGG TGTAACTGGCAGACGATATTGATTGGGGCATCCTTCTTGGCGTTTCTTCTAACAACCAAATACATT GCCAAGAAGAATAAAAAGCTCTTCTGGGTTTCTGCAATCGCTCCGCTCATTTCAGTGATCATATCCACCTTCTGTGTGTTCATCACCCGTGCAGACAAGCAGGGTGTTGCAATT GTCAAGGATATAAAGCAAGGCATCAACCCACCTTCATTTCATCTCATATATTGGACTGGCCCATACTTGGTGAAAGGGTTCAGAATTGGTGTAGTAGCTGGAATGGTCGGCTTAACG GAAGCAATTGCAATTGGAAGAACATTTGCTGCCTTGAAGGACTACCAAATAGATGGGAATAAAGAAATGCTGGCCCTAGGAACGATGAACATTGTTGGTTCAATGACTTCATGCTACGTAGGCACAG GTTCAATGTCACGATCAGCAGTCAATTACATGGCTGGCTGCAAAACAGCCATATCCAATGTTGTTATGGCAATTGTCGTGATGCTTACGCTGTTGTTGGTCACTCCATTGTTCAAGTACACGCCCAATGCCATTCTAGCCTCTATCATCATAAATGCGGTGGTTAGCCTAGTTGACTATGAAACGGCATACCTTATCTGGAAGGTTGATAAAATGGACTTCATGGCATTGCTAGGAGCATTCTTCGGGGTCGTATTTGCATCAGTGGAGTACGGCTTGCTCATTGCG GTTGCAATATCTCTTGGCAAAATTCTTCTCCAAGTAACACGGCCAAGAACAGCTTTACTCGGTAACCTTCCAAGAACAACAATCTACACAAATGTTGAACAATACCCAGAAGCTACCAAGGTGCCCGGGGTTATGATTGTCAGAGTGGACTCAGCCATCTACTTCACAAACTCCAATTATGTTAAAGAGAG AATCCTGAGATGGCTGAGGGACGAGGAGGAACAACAGCAGGAACAGAAGCTGTCCAAAACAGAGTTTCTCATTGTTGAGCTATCCC CGGTAACTGATATCGACACAAGTGGAATCCATGCCTTGGAGGAGTTGCTCAAAGCGCTTGAAAAGCGCAAAATTCAG CTGATACTCGCGAATCCCGGGCCAGCAGTGATCCAGAAGCTGCGGTCAGCAAAATTCACGGAGCTCATCGGCGACGACAAGATATTCCTGTCCGTAGACGACGCAGTGAAGAAATTTGCTCCAAAGTCAGCCCTGAACGTGTGA
- the LOC109772857 gene encoding sulfate transporter 1.2, with protein MPRTVSDGGEDFDGDVSSQTGSHRHTDSNSTHHHHGYKVGFPPARGLFAEFADGVKETFFADDPLREYKDQSRSKKLWLSLVHLFPVLDWARSYKFSMFKGDFIAGLTIASLCIPQDIGYAKLAFLPAHVGLYSSFVPPLVYAMMGSSRDIAIGPVAVVSLLLGTLLQEEIDPVKSPYEYSRLAFTATFFAGITQAMLGFFRLGFIIEFLSHAAIVGFMAGAAVTIALQQLKGFLGIKKFTKKSDIISVMESVWGNVHHGWNYQTILIGASFLAFLLTTKYIAKKNKKLFWVSAIAPLISVVISTFCVYITRADKQGVAIVKDIKQGINPPSFHLIYWSGPYLAKGFRIGVVAGMVALTEAIAIGRTFAAMKDYQIDGNKEMVALGTMNIVGSMTSCYVATGSFSRSAVNYVAGCKTAVSNVVMAIVVMLTLLLITPLFKYTPNAILASIIINAVVSLVDYETAYLIWKVDKMDFVALLGAFFGVVFASVEYGLLIAVAISLGKILLQVTRPRTALLGNLPRTTIYRNVEQYPEAAKVPGVMIVRVDSAIYFTNSNYVKERILRWLRDEEDQQQEQKLSKTEFLIVELSPVTDIDTSGIHALEELLKALEKRKIQLILANPGPAVIQKLRSAKFTELIGDDKIFLSVGDAVKKFAPKSALNV; from the exons ATGCCAAGAACCGTGTCGGACGGAGGCGAGGACTTTGACGGCGACGTCTCCAGCCAGACGGGGTCGCACCGTCACACAGACAGCAACAGCACCCACCACCACCATGGCTACAAGGTCGGGTTCCCGCCGGCGAGGGGCCTCTTCGCGGAGTTCGCCGACGGGGTGAAGGAGACGTTCTTCGCCGACGACCCGCTGCGGGAGTACAAAGACCAGTCGAGGTCCAAGAAGCTATGGCTCAGCCTGGTGCACCTCTTCCCGGTGCTGGACTGGGCCAGGAGCTACAAATTCAGCATGTTCAAGGGGGACTTCATCGCCGGCCTCACCATCGCCAGCCTCTGCATACCTCAG GACATCGGTTATGCCAAGCTTGCTTTCCTGCCGGCACATGTTGGACTGT ATAGTAGCTTCGTTCCGCCTTTGGTATACGCTATGATGGGCAGTTCCAGGGATATAGCCATCGGTCCGGTGGCCGTCGTGTCCCTGTTGCTTGGAACTCTCCTCCAGGAAGAGATCGATCCAGTCAAGAGTCCATATGAGTACAGCCGGCTGGCCTTCACCGCAACATTCTTCGCGGGGATCACTCAGGCGATGCTTGGATTCTTCAG GCTAGGGTTTATCATAGAGTTCTTGTCTCATGCAGCCATCGTTGGTTTCATGGCGGGTGCTGCCGTAACCATTGCCCTTCAGCAGCTCAAAGGCTTCCTTGGCATCAAAAAATTCACAAAGAAGTCCGATATCATCTCGGTCATGGAGTCAGTATGGGGAAATGTACACCATGGG TGGAACTATCAGACGATATTGATTGGCGCATCCTTCTTGGCGTTTCTTCTAACAACCAAATACATT GCCAAGAAGAATAAGAAGCTCTTCTGGGTTTCTGCAATCGCTCCGCTCATTTCAGTGGTCATATCCACCTTCTGTGTGTACATCACCCGGGCAGACAAGCAGGGCGTTGCAATT GTCAAGGATATAAAGCAAGGCATCAATCCACCTTCATTTCATCTCATATATTGGTCTGGCCCATACTTGGCGAAAGGATTCAGAATTGGTGTAGTAGCTGGAATGGTTGCCCTTACG GAAGCAATCGCAATTGGAAGAACATTTGCTGCCATGAAGGACTACCAAATAGATGGGAACAAAGAAATGGTGGCTCTAGGAACCATGAACATTGTTGGTTCAATGACTTCGTGCTACGTAGCCACAG GATCTTTCTCACGATCAGCGGTCAATTACGTGGCTGGCTGCAAAACAGCAGTATCCAATGTTGTTATGGCAATTGTAGTGATGCTCACACTGTTGTTGATCACTCCATTGTTCAAGTACACGCCCAATGCCATCCTAGCTTCTATCATCATAAATGCAGTGGTTAGCCTAGTTGACTATGAGACAGCCTACCTTATATGGAAGGTTGATAAAATGGACTTCGTGGCATTGCTAGGAGCATTCTTTGGGGTCGTATTTGCATCAGTGGAGTATGGCTTGCTCATTGCG GTTGCAATATCTCTTGGAAAAATTCTACTCCAAGTAACACGACCGAGAACAGCTTTACTCGGTAACCTTCCAAGAACAACGATCTACAGGAACGTTGAACAATACCCAGAAGCTGCCAAGGTGCCCGGGGTTATGATTGTCAGAGTGGACTCAGCCATCTACTTCACAAACTCCAATTATGTTAAAGAGAG AATCCTGAGATGGCTGAGGGACGAGGAGGACCAACAACAGGAACAGAAGCTGTCCAAAACAGAATTTCTCATTGTTGAGCTATCTC CGGTAACTGATATCGACACGAGTGGAATCCATGCCTTGGAAGAGTTGCTGAAAGCACTTGAAAAGCGCAAAATTCAG CTGATCCTCGCCAATCCCGGGCCAGCAGTGATCCAGAAGCTGCGGTCAGCGAAATTCACGGAGCTCATCGGCGACGATAAGATATTCCTGTCGGTCGGCGATGCGGTGAAGAAATTTGCTCCAAAGTCAGCCCTGAACGTCTGA